One stretch of Shewanella sp. Arc9-LZ DNA includes these proteins:
- a CDS encoding Na(+)-translocating NADH-quinone reductase subunit A, protein MITIKKGLELPIAGGPEQVIHNGPAIRHVATLGEEYIGLRPTMKIKVGDKVQKGQVLFEDKKNLGVKYTALASGTILEINRGARRVLQSVVIAVEGDDSVAFAQYDADKLDTLDAQVVRDNLIDSGLWTALRTRPFSKVPAVDATAAGIFVTAIDTQPLAADPVVVIAQHKEDFANGLKVLARLTEGKVYLCKAQGADIPAANAQVQEFAGKHPAGLAGTHIHNVLPASATRTVWHIGYQDVIAFGQLFTQGVLNTERVVAIGGPKAKNPRLVRTVLGASMTELTADETVGDGVRVISGSVLSGRTAVGPQAYLGRYHQQVSVLEEGDEKELFGWAMPGADKFSITRAFLGHLSPSRLFNMTTSTGGSDRAMVPIGNYERVMPLDILPTMLLRDLLSGDFDGAVRLGALELDEEDLALCTFVCPGKYDYGSYLRDCLDTIEREG, encoded by the coding sequence ATGATTACAATTAAGAAAGGATTGGAACTGCCTATAGCAGGCGGACCAGAGCAAGTTATCCATAATGGCCCAGCCATTAGACACGTAGCGACTTTGGGTGAAGAGTATATTGGCTTACGTCCAACGATGAAAATCAAAGTGGGCGACAAAGTACAAAAAGGCCAAGTTCTTTTTGAAGATAAAAAGAATTTAGGCGTTAAATATACGGCTTTAGCCAGTGGTACTATTTTAGAAATCAACCGAGGTGCAAGACGTGTACTTCAGTCAGTTGTTATTGCTGTGGAAGGTGACGATAGCGTTGCTTTTGCTCAATACGATGCTGATAAGTTAGACACGTTAGACGCACAAGTTGTTCGTGATAATCTGATTGATTCAGGTTTATGGACTGCTTTGCGTACACGCCCTTTCAGTAAAGTGCCAGCTGTAGATGCTACTGCTGCGGGTATTTTTGTGACTGCAATTGATACTCAACCTCTTGCTGCCGATCCTGTGGTAGTCATAGCTCAACATAAAGAAGATTTTGCAAATGGCCTAAAGGTCCTAGCACGATTAACTGAAGGTAAAGTTTACCTATGTAAAGCTCAAGGTGCCGATATCCCTGCAGCTAATGCCCAAGTTCAAGAGTTTGCGGGTAAACACCCAGCAGGTCTTGCAGGTACGCATATTCACAACGTTCTACCAGCTTCTGCAACACGTACTGTTTGGCATATTGGCTATCAGGATGTGATTGCTTTTGGTCAACTGTTCACTCAAGGTGTGTTAAACACTGAACGTGTGGTTGCTATTGGTGGTCCTAAAGCGAAAAACCCTCGTCTAGTTCGTACCGTTTTAGGTGCTAGCATGACTGAACTGACTGCTGATGAAACAGTTGGTGATGGTGTTCGTGTGATTTCAGGTTCAGTGTTAAGCGGCCGTACTGCGGTAGGACCTCAAGCTTATTTGGGGCGTTATCATCAGCAGGTGAGTGTACTGGAAGAAGGTGATGAAAAAGAATTATTTGGTTGGGCTATGCCTGGTGCTGACAAATTCTCTATTACACGTGCATTCCTAGGCCATTTAAGCCCATCGCGCCTATTTAATATGACCACTAGTACTGGCGGTTCAGACCGTGCAATGGTACCTATTGGTAACTATGAACGCGTGATGCCTCTAGACATTCTACCTACTATGCTACTTCGTGATTTACTCTCTGGCGACTTTGATGGCGCAGTCCGTTTAGGCGCATTAGAGTTAGATGAAGAAGATTTGGCATTGTGTACGTTCGTATGTCCAGGTAAGTATGACTATGGTTCATATTTACGTGATTGTTTAGATACGATCGAGAGGGAAGGCTAA
- a CDS encoding NADH:ubiquinone reductase (Na(+)-transporting) subunit B, protein MSLKDFIERIEPQFEKGGKYEKWYALYEAAATVFYTPGKVNKGATHVRDNVDLKRIMITVWACTFPAMFFGMYNVGLQAQIAMVAGGFGTPDVWQVGLFELFGAQLSADSGITSLMFYGACFFLPIYAVTFIVGGFWEVLFASVRGHEINEGFFVTSVLFALTLPPTIPLWMVALGITFGVVVAKEIFGGTGRNFLNPALAGRAFLYFAYPLSMSGDTTWVVADGYSGATALSQAAQGTFDYASTANWIDSFMGFIPGSVGEVSTFAILLGGLVIIYARIASWRIVSGVFLGMVAIATLLNMIGSDTNPMFAMPWYWHLVLGGFAFGMMFMATDPVSASFTNTAKWAYGFLIGAMVVFIRVVNPAFPEGIMLAILFANLFAPLFDHFVVQSNIKRRIARG, encoded by the coding sequence ATGAGTTTGAAAGATTTTATCGAACGTATTGAGCCGCAATTTGAAAAAGGCGGCAAGTACGAAAAGTGGTATGCCCTTTACGAAGCGGCAGCCACAGTATTTTATACTCCAGGTAAAGTGAACAAAGGGGCAACCCACGTTCGCGATAATGTCGACCTAAAACGTATTATGATTACGGTTTGGGCATGTACATTCCCAGCAATGTTTTTTGGTATGTACAACGTAGGTTTACAGGCTCAAATAGCGATGGTGGCCGGTGGTTTCGGTACACCAGATGTTTGGCAAGTAGGCTTATTTGAATTATTTGGTGCTCAACTCTCTGCAGACTCTGGCATTACGTCTCTGATGTTCTATGGTGCGTGTTTCTTCTTACCTATCTATGCAGTGACTTTCATTGTTGGTGGTTTTTGGGAAGTACTCTTTGCGTCAGTGCGTGGCCATGAAATTAACGAAGGTTTCTTCGTTACTTCAGTGCTATTTGCATTAACTCTACCGCCAACAATTCCTTTATGGATGGTCGCTTTAGGTATTACCTTTGGTGTGGTTGTAGCAAAAGAAATCTTCGGTGGCACAGGGCGTAACTTCTTAAACCCTGCATTAGCTGGTCGAGCTTTCTTGTACTTTGCTTACCCATTAAGCATGTCTGGCGATACCACGTGGGTTGTTGCTGACGGTTATTCTGGGGCAACGGCCTTAAGCCAAGCAGCGCAAGGTACATTTGACTACGCCTCAACGGCTAACTGGATTGACTCATTTATGGGCTTCATTCCAGGTTCTGTTGGTGAAGTGTCTACCTTTGCTATCTTGCTAGGTGGTCTAGTTATCATTTACGCCCGTATTGCCTCTTGGCGAATCGTTAGTGGTGTTTTCTTAGGTATGGTCGCTATTGCGACGTTGCTTAATATGATAGGTAGCGACACCAACCCGATGTTTGCAATGCCTTGGTATTGGCACTTAGTGTTAGGTGGATTTGCATTCGGTATGATGTTTATGGCGACAGACCCGGTTTCTGCGTCGTTTACCAATACTGCAAAGTGGGCATACGGTTTCCTCATTGGTGCAATGGTGGTGTTTATCCGTGTGGTTAACCCTGCATTCCCAGAAGGTATTATGTTAGCTATTTTGTTTGCTAACCTATTTGCTCCATTATTTGACCACTTTGTCGTACAGTCAAATATCAAGCGGAGGATTGCTCGTGGCTAG
- a CDS encoding Na(+)-translocating NADH-quinone reductase subunit C translates to MASNKDSFGRTLFVVVGLCLVCSVLVSTAAVVLKPIQQENKLLDKQKYILEAASLINTKEGKVTKKEILSKYEQYVDARLVDLKTGEFVEGNANLYDQRKASRDTDTSSVPENDIASIKRVADTAVVYLVHNDEGKLTSVILPIHGYGLWSTMYALLALEADLNTVQGLVYYDQGETPGLGGEVENPKWKALWKGKKLFDEQGNLAISVTKNPTVASSVHGVDALSGATLTSNGVQHSLTFWLGKEGFANFIAKARNGGLS, encoded by the coding sequence GTGGCTAGTAATAAAGATTCGTTCGGTAGAACGCTATTTGTTGTTGTCGGCTTATGTCTTGTTTGTTCAGTACTGGTTTCGACTGCTGCCGTGGTGTTAAAGCCTATTCAGCAAGAAAATAAGTTACTCGATAAGCAAAAGTATATTCTTGAAGCGGCGAGCCTGATAAACACCAAAGAAGGCAAAGTCACAAAGAAAGAAATTCTAAGCAAGTATGAGCAATATGTTGATGCTCGCTTAGTTGACCTTAAAACCGGTGAGTTTGTTGAGGGTAATGCTAACCTCTACGATCAACGCAAAGCGTCTCGTGATACTGACACTTCGTCAGTGCCAGAAAACGATATTGCTTCGATCAAACGTGTTGCAGATACCGCCGTTGTATACCTTGTTCATAATGATGAAGGTAAACTGACTAGCGTCATTCTTCCTATTCACGGCTATGGTTTGTGGTCAACGATGTATGCACTTTTGGCACTTGAGGCTGACTTAAACACAGTTCAAGGACTTGTTTACTATGACCAAGGTGAAACACCTGGTTTGGGTGGCGAAGTTGAAAATCCAAAATGGAAAGCATTGTGGAAAGGTAAAAAGTTATTTGATGAGCAAGGTAACTTGGCCATTAGTGTAACTAAAAACCCTACAGTGGCTAGTTCTGTTCATGGTGTCGATGCTCTTTCAGGTGCAACACTTACCAGTAACGGTGTGCAACACTCATTGACGTTTTGGTTAGGTAAAGAAGGCTTCGCAAACTTTATCGCTAAAGCACGCAACGGAGGGTTAAGCTAA
- a CDS encoding NADH:ubiquinone reductase (Na(+)-transporting) subunit D, with protein sequence MADVKELKQVLTGPIINNNPIALQILGVCSALAVTSKLETALVMTIALTAVTAFSNLFISLIRNHIPSSVRIIVQMTIIASLVIVVDQVLQAYAYAISKQLSVFVGLIITNCIVMGRAEAYAMKTPPMMSFMDGIGNGLGYGAILLSVGVVRELFGNGSLFGVEILSKISDGGWYQPNGLLLLPPSAFFLIGGLIWLIRTYKPEQVEAKG encoded by the coding sequence ATGGCTGACGTTAAAGAACTTAAACAGGTTCTGACCGGACCGATTATCAATAATAACCCAATTGCATTGCAAATTTTGGGTGTGTGTAGTGCTCTTGCTGTTACTAGTAAATTAGAAACAGCATTAGTAATGACGATTGCATTAACTGCGGTAACAGCGTTTTCTAACCTGTTTATCTCACTTATTCGTAACCACATTCCAAGCAGTGTGCGTATTATTGTACAGATGACTATTATCGCTTCATTAGTGATTGTAGTTGACCAAGTATTACAAGCTTATGCTTATGCCATTTCTAAACAGTTATCGGTATTCGTAGGCTTGATTATTACTAACTGTATTGTAATGGGTCGTGCTGAAGCTTACGCAATGAAAACCCCTCCAATGATGAGCTTTATGGATGGTATCGGTAACGGTTTAGGTTACGGTGCAATTCTATTGTCTGTTGGCGTTGTGCGTGAACTATTTGGTAATGGTTCATTATTTGGCGTAGAAATCCTCAGCAAAATCTCTGACGGCGGTTGGTATCAGCCTAACGGTTTATTACTACTGCCACCGAGTGCATTCTTCTTGATCGGTGGTCTGATCTGGTTGATCCGTACGTATAAGCCAGAGCAAGTTGAAGCAAAAGGGTAA
- the nqrE gene encoding NADH:ubiquinone reductase (Na(+)-transporting) subunit E: MEHYISLLIRSVFIENMALAFFLGMCTFLAVSKKITTAMGLGVAVIVVLAISVPANQIIYQGLLAPGALAWAGFPDADLSFLKFITFIGVIAALVQILEMALDKYFPPLYNALGIFLPLITVNCAIFGAVSFMVERDYNLGESVVFGIGSGIGWALAIVLLAGIREKMKYSDVPNGLRGLGITFVSAGLMALGFMSFSGVSL; encoded by the coding sequence ATGGAACATTATATTAGTTTATTAATTCGCTCCGTTTTCATTGAAAACATGGCGCTAGCGTTCTTCTTGGGTATGTGTACTTTCTTAGCTGTATCAAAGAAAATCACTACTGCAATGGGCCTAGGTGTTGCAGTTATCGTGGTACTGGCTATTTCGGTTCCTGCTAACCAAATTATTTATCAAGGTTTATTAGCTCCAGGCGCATTAGCTTGGGCTGGTTTTCCTGATGCTGATTTGAGCTTCTTGAAGTTCATCACCTTTATCGGTGTGATTGCAGCACTTGTACAAATTTTGGAAATGGCTTTAGACAAGTACTTTCCACCTTTGTACAACGCGTTGGGTATTTTCTTACCTTTGATTACTGTGAACTGTGCGATTTTTGGTGCAGTATCTTTCATGGTTGAGCGTGATTATAACCTTGGCGAGAGCGTAGTATTTGGTATTGGCTCTGGTATTGGTTGGGCGTTAGCAATTGTATTGTTAGCCGGTATCCGCGAAAAGATGAAGTATTCTGACGTGCCAAATGGCTTACGTGGCTTAGGTATTACCTTTGTTTCTGCAGGTCTTATGGCTCTAGGTTTCATGTCATTCTCAGGTGTTTCTCTTTAA
- the nqrF gene encoding NADH:ubiquinone reductase (Na(+)-transporting) subunit F, whose product MGILESTPLDVYLGVSMFTVIVLVLVLVILFAKSKLVASGDIMIGINGDADKAIKTGAGGKLLSVLADNGIFVSSACGGGGSCGQCRVHIKSGGGDILPTELDHISKGEARQGCRLSCQVNVKTDMEIELDEEIFGIKKWECAVLSNDNKATFIKELKLQIPDGESVPFRAGGYIQIEAPAHHVKYAEFEVPDKYRGDWEHFGFFKLESKVDEETIRAYSMANYPEEFGIIMLNVRIATPPPRNLTLPCGKMSSYIWSLKAGDKVTISGPFGEFFAKDTEAEMVFIGGGAGMAPMRSHIFDQLKRLKSKRKMSFWYGARSQREMFYVEDFDGLAAENENFKWHVALSDPQAEDNWTGYTGFIHNVLYENYLRDHDAPEDCEFYMCGPPMMNAAVIGMLKDLGVEDENILLDDFGG is encoded by the coding sequence ATGGGTATTCTTGAATCTACTCCGCTAGATGTCTATCTAGGTGTGAGTATGTTTACTGTGATTGTCTTGGTTTTGGTGTTAGTGATTTTATTTGCTAAATCAAAACTAGTGGCAAGCGGTGATATCATGATTGGTATTAACGGCGACGCAGATAAAGCAATTAAAACAGGTGCTGGTGGCAAACTACTTAGTGTTTTAGCTGACAACGGTATCTTTGTATCGAGTGCGTGTGGCGGTGGTGGCTCATGTGGCCAGTGTCGTGTACACATTAAGTCTGGTGGTGGTGATATTCTACCTACTGAGCTTGATCACATTAGTAAAGGCGAAGCACGTCAGGGTTGTCGTTTATCTTGTCAGGTAAATGTAAAAACTGACATGGAAATCGAACTTGATGAAGAAATTTTCGGCATCAAGAAATGGGAATGTGCGGTTCTATCTAACGATAACAAAGCGACGTTCATTAAAGAACTTAAGCTGCAAATTCCTGACGGCGAATCTGTGCCTTTCCGTGCTGGTGGTTATATTCAGATTGAAGCTCCTGCTCATCATGTTAAATATGCTGAGTTTGAAGTGCCTGATAAATACCGTGGCGACTGGGAACACTTTGGTTTCTTCAAGTTAGAGTCAAAAGTAGACGAAGAAACCATTCGTGCCTACTCAATGGCTAACTACCCAGAAGAGTTCGGCATTATTATGTTGAATGTGCGTATTGCTACGCCACCGCCACGTAATTTAACCTTGCCTTGCGGTAAAATGTCTTCGTACATTTGGAGCTTAAAAGCCGGTGATAAAGTGACGATTTCTGGTCCATTTGGTGAGTTTTTTGCTAAAGACACTGAAGCAGAAATGGTATTCATTGGTGGTGGTGCTGGTATGGCTCCAATGCGCTCACACATTTTTGACCAATTAAAACGTCTTAAATCTAAGCGTAAAATGAGCTTCTGGTACGGTGCGCGTTCGCAACGTGAAATGTTCTATGTTGAAGATTTTGACGGCTTAGCGGCTGAAAATGAAAACTTCAAATGGCACGTGGCGTTATCAGATCCGCAAGCTGAAGATAACTGGACTGGTTATACCGGTTTCATTCATAACGTATTGTATGAAAACTACTTACGTGACCATGATGCGCCAGAAGATTGTGAGTTCTACATGTGTGGACCTCCAATGATGAACGCAGCAGTTATTGGTATGCTAAAAGATTTAGGTGTCGAAGACGAAAACATCTTACTAGATGATTTCGGTGGTTAA
- a CDS encoding FAD:protein FMN transferase, translating to MTVNSIKLLLLPALLLLVSACSSPEPIISLSGSTMGTTYHIKVVNNDRLPEPQLLQAEIDMALEVVNDQMSTYRSDSELSKFNQLQVQQSVKVSADTIKVIEEGMRLYQETDGALDITLGPVVNLWGFGPDKRPTTIPTQAQIDNAKAKMGIKELSIKGLTLTKHNADLYVDLSSIAKGFGVDKIAALLDKYHVSGYLVEIGGELNVKGTKADKTPWRVAVEQPTSEGQAVQQVIEPGTMSLATSGDYRNFYQENGERFSHLIDPRNGYPIKHQLASATVLHSSCMTADGYATAMMVLGTEASLALAKEKNLAIMLIEKQEQGYQVYYSDAFKSYVK from the coding sequence ATGACTGTAAATTCAATCAAGTTATTGCTATTGCCGGCGTTATTGCTATTGGTGAGTGCTTGCAGTTCACCAGAGCCCATTATTTCATTATCTGGTAGTACGATGGGGACCACTTATCATATTAAAGTAGTCAACAATGACCGCTTGCCAGAACCGCAGTTACTGCAAGCTGAAATTGATATGGCATTGGAAGTGGTAAACGATCAAATGTCGACTTATCGTTCGGACTCAGAACTGTCTAAGTTCAATCAATTACAAGTTCAACAAAGCGTTAAAGTATCCGCTGATACCATTAAGGTTATCGAAGAAGGTATGCGTCTTTATCAAGAGACTGATGGGGCGTTAGATATCACCTTAGGACCAGTAGTTAATTTGTGGGGCTTTGGTCCCGATAAACGACCTACAACCATCCCGACGCAAGCTCAAATCGATAACGCTAAAGCTAAAATGGGCATCAAGGAACTGTCGATAAAAGGCTTAACATTAACTAAGCATAATGCAGACCTGTATGTTGATTTATCTTCAATAGCAAAAGGTTTTGGTGTCGATAAAATTGCCGCGCTATTAGACAAATATCATGTGTCTGGTTATTTAGTCGAAATAGGTGGTGAGCTTAATGTTAAAGGTACTAAAGCCGATAAAACTCCATGGCGAGTGGCTGTTGAGCAACCTACGAGTGAAGGACAAGCCGTTCAGCAAGTGATTGAACCCGGCACCATGTCATTAGCAACATCGGGTGATTACCGTAACTTTTATCAAGAGAATGGCGAACGTTTTTCACATTTAATCGATCCTCGTAACGGTTATCCTATTAAGCATCAACTTGCCTCTGCAACCGTGTTACACTCTAGTTGTATGACCGCAGATGGATATGCCACCGCTATGATGGTGTTAGGTACTGAGGCTTCATTGGCACTTGCTAAAGAGAAAAATTTAGCAATAATGTTGATTGAGAAGCAAGAACAGGGTTATCAGGTCTATTACAGCGATGCGTTTAAATCGTATGTTAAGTAG
- the nqrM gene encoding (Na+)-NQR maturation NqrM, translating to MSTFIAAFVVLLLFFLLMSIGYIVKKKAVEGSCGGLGVLGIEKACDCDDPCDKRKRRMEKEQARNELLNQNRII from the coding sequence ATGAGTACATTTATAGCAGCATTTGTAGTGTTATTATTGTTCTTTTTGTTAATGTCTATCGGCTATATCGTAAAGAAGAAAGCGGTAGAAGGTAGTTGTGGTGGTTTAGGTGTTTTAGGAATTGAAAAAGCGTGTGACTGTGATGATCCATGTGACAAACGTAAACGCCGTATGGAAAAAGAGCAAGCTCGCAATGAGTTGCTAAATCAAAATCGAATTATTTAA
- the bfr gene encoding bacterioferritin — protein MKGHPKVISQLNRVLTCELTAINQYFLHARMFKHWGLEKLNEKEYKKSIEDMKHADKLIERVLFLEGLPNLQQLDKLRIGEHAEEMLSCDLTAITEQIAILREAIKVCETQQDYVSRDLFEDLLEDEEEHLDWIESQQELINQTGIQNYLQSQIND, from the coding sequence ATGAAAGGTCATCCTAAAGTCATCAGCCAACTCAATCGTGTACTTACCTGTGAGCTGACCGCCATTAACCAATACTTTTTACATGCTCGCATGTTTAAGCATTGGGGATTGGAAAAGCTTAATGAGAAAGAGTATAAAAAATCGATTGAAGACATGAAGCATGCTGACAAGCTGATTGAACGTGTATTGTTTCTTGAAGGTTTACCTAACCTACAACAGTTAGATAAATTGCGCATTGGTGAACATGCTGAAGAAATGCTTAGCTGTGATCTAACTGCAATTACGGAACAAATTGCCATTTTGCGTGAAGCCATTAAGGTATGCGAAACTCAGCAAGATTATGTTAGCCGCGATTTATTTGAAGATTTACTCGAAGACGAAGAAGAACATCTAGATTGGATTGAGTCGCAGCAAGAGCTAATCAATCAAACCGGTATTCAAAATTATCTTCAATCACAAATTAACGACTAA
- the bfr gene encoding bacterioferritin, which produces MKGHPEVIDALNSLLTGELSAMDQYFVHAHMYEDWGFNELYTRILHESDDEKLHAAKLVQRILFLEGTPDVGSREALNIGKDVQEMLRNDLAYEYHVADHLRKVIALCEEKADYQSREILEVLLDDTESDHMYWLEKQLGLIERIGLQNYLQTKM; this is translated from the coding sequence ATGAAAGGCCATCCAGAAGTCATCGACGCTTTAAATAGTTTATTAACCGGCGAATTGTCTGCCATGGATCAATATTTTGTCCATGCTCACATGTATGAAGACTGGGGGTTCAATGAACTGTATACCCGTATTCTGCATGAGTCAGACGACGAGAAGTTGCATGCAGCTAAATTAGTTCAACGCATTTTGTTTTTAGAAGGCACTCCAGATGTTGGCAGCCGTGAAGCGCTGAATATTGGTAAAGATGTGCAAGAAATGCTGAGAAATGATCTTGCATACGAATATCATGTAGCTGATCATTTGCGTAAAGTTATCGCGCTATGTGAAGAAAAAGCTGATTACCAAAGCCGTGAAATTTTAGAAGTGTTATTAGATGACACTGAATCTGACCACATGTACTGGTTAGAAAAGCAACTCGGTCTAATCGAACGTATTGGTTTACAAAACTATTTACAGACCAAAATGTAA